The Musa acuminata AAA Group cultivar baxijiao chromosome BXJ1-3, Cavendish_Baxijiao_AAA, whole genome shotgun sequence genome window below encodes:
- the LOC135617065 gene encoding glutamate receptor 2.7-like codes for MGSTSISMAVEDFYAMHGNYTSRIVFHTKDSKSDVIQAASAALDLIENSEVEVIIGPQKSSQAAFVAELGDRSQVPIISFSATSPTLTSSLIPYFVRTTLNDSSQVNSISSIIKAYGWREVVLIYEDTDYGRGVIPILVNALQGIDTRVPYHSVIPVSATDDQIMEELYKLMTMQTRIFIVHVSSFMGSRLFLNAKEAGMMTGGFVWIMSDGLANIIDSLDPSVIESMQGTLGVKLYVPKTRKLDDFTTRWKRRFQQDHPNDQQAELSIFALWAYDTVWAVAMAAEKIGIKVASFRKPRIVPNSTVLETLGASMNGPKLLKAILESRFKGLSGEFYLIDRQLRSSIFQIINVVGKGERGIGFWTPEYGISKQLNNTKGYSTLITDLNTVIWPGDYNAVPKGWEIPVSGKKLRIGVPVTQGFPHLMNVETDPVTNSTMGNGYCIDVFETVIKKLRYSIPYEYIPFKTIQGELGGSYNDLTYQVYLQKYDAVVGDVTIRHNRSLYVDFTLPFTESGVSMIVPVTDGTKKNAWVFLKPLTLDMWLGSLAFVIYTGFVIWVMEHRINTDFRGPFSQQLGTIFFFSFSTLVFSHREKIENILSKFVVIVWVFVVLVLTSSYTASLTSMLTVQQLQPTVTDVHELLKHGDYVGYHKGSFVEGLLKQLNFDESKLRAYETTGEYFEALSKGSQNGGVSAIVHEIPYIKLFLAEHCTGFTMIGPIYKTAGFGFVFPKGSPLVPDVSRAILNLTDGDSILQIERKWFGDQNACLKQGSIISSDNLSFRNFWGLFMITGVVSTCALFIFLLMFLHKNWHELKGIDSNKPIWQRIGSWARYYNNKDMDSYTFRADGPYNTSPATNSKYGDVADPEATTCENSPNQQGFLMTDSDATHYPLVEESSSGEITRIAA; via the exons ATGGGTTCTACCAGTATTTCCATGGCAGTTGAGGACTTCTATGCCATGCATGGGAACTACACTTCCAGGATAGTTTTCCACACCAAGGATTCCAAGAGTGATGTGATCCAAGCTGCATCAGCAG CTCTGGATTTGATAGAGAACTCTGAGGTGGAAGTCATcataggaccccagaaatcctctCAAGCAGCTTTTGTTGCGGAGCTTGGTGACAGAAGTCAGGTTCCAATTATCTCTTTTTCTGCAACAAGCCCCACACTGACCTCCTCCCTTATCCCATACTTTGTCAGAACAACATTGAATGACTCATCTCAGGTGAACAGCATCTCCTCCATTATCAAGGCTTATGGATGGAGAGAGGTGGTATTGATTTATGAGGACACTGACTATGGTAGGGGTGTTATACCTATCCTGGTAAATGCCTTGCAAGGAATAGATACACGTGTACCCTATCACAGTGTCATACCAGTATCAGCAACCGATGATCAAATCATGGAAGAACTTTACAAACTGATGACCATGCAAACAAGGATCTTCATTGTGCACGTGTCATCTTTTATGGGTTCCCGTCTCTTTTTAAATGCTAAGGAGGCAGGGATGATGACTGGAGGGTTTGTGTGGATAATGAGTGATGGTCTCGCAAACATCATAGACTCACTTGACCCTTCTGTCATTGAATCAATGCAGGGCACCTTAGGGGTGAAGTTGTATGTACCCAAGACAAGAAAACTTGATGATTTCACTACCAGATGGAAGCGGAGATTTCAGCAAGATCATCCCAATGATCAGCAAGCCGAATTGAGCATATTTGCACTATGGGCTTATGATACAGTTTGGGCCGTGGCAATGGCAGCTGAGAAGATCGGTATCAAAGTTGCTAGCTTTAGAAAGCCGAGAATTGTCCCAAACTCAACAGTCTTGGAAACGTTAGGAGCTTCGATGAATGGTCCAAAGCTTTTGAAAGCAATACTGGAGAGTAGATTTAAAGGTTTAAGTGGTGAGTTTTATCTCATCGATAGACAATTGCGATCCTCTATATTCCAAATAATTAATGTGGTTGGTAAAGGAGAAAGAGGGATAGGCTTTTGGACCCCAGAATATGGAATCTCAAAACAGCTGAATAATACTAAAGGGTATTCAACCTTGATTACTGATCTGAATACTGTGATCTGGCCAGGGGACTACAATGCAGTGCCAAAGGGATGGGAGATTCCGGTAAGTGGAAAGAAGCTAAGGATTGGAGTTCCAGTCACCCAAGGATTTCCTCATCTCATGAATGTAGAAACAGATCCTGTTACAAATTCAACCATGGGAAATGGATATTGCATCGATGTTTTTGAAACAGTAATAAAGAAGTTACGCTACTCTATTCCTTATGAGTATATTCCATTTAAGACTATACAAGGGGAGCTAGGAGGTTCATATAATGATCTCACCTACCAAGTCTATCTTCAG AAATATGACGCTGTGGTGGGGGATGTAACAATTAGACACAATAGATCTTTGTACGTGGATTTCACATTGCCATTTACCGAATCAGGTGTATCAATGATAGTTCCCGTTACAGATGGTACAAAGAAGAATGCATGGGTTTTCTTAAAGCCATTGACTCTGGATATGTGGCTGGGAAGTTTGGCATTTGTCATCTACACAGGCTTTGTCATTTGGGTCATGGAGCACAGGATAAACACTGATTTCAGGGGACCCTTCTCCCAGCAGCTTGGGAccatctttttcttctctttctcgaCACTAGTCTTCTCGCACA GAGAGAAGATAGAGAATATCTTATCTAAGTTTGTTGTAATTGTATGGGTATTCGTGGTGTTGGTACTCACATCAAGCTACACTGCTAGCTTGACGTCAATGCTCACAGTGCAACAGCTTCAACCAACAGTGACTGATGTGCATGAGCTCCTTAAGCATGGGGACTATGTCGGATATCATAAAGGATCATTTGTGGAAGGTCTTTTGAAGCAACTAAACTTTGATGAGTCAAAGTTGAGGGCCTATGAGACAACTGGGGAATATTTTGAGGCCCTCTCAAAGGGAAGTCAGAATGGTGGTGTTTCAGCTATTGTCCATGAAATTCCATACATCAAGCTATTTCTTGCAGAGCACTGCACGGGATTTACTATGATTGGACCGATTTATAAGACTGCAGGATTTGGATTT GTATTTCCCAAAGGTTCCCCTCTGGTTCCTGATGTTTCAAGGGCAATCCTGAATTTGACTGATGGAGACAGCATCCTACAGATAGAGAGGAAATGGTTTGGGGATCAGAATGCTTGTCTAAAACAAGGTAGCATTATCAGCTCAGATAATCTTAGTTTCCGTAACTTCTGGGGACTCTTTATGATCACTGGAGTGGTATCGACTTGTGCCCTCTTCATATTCTTACTTATGTTCCTCCATAAGAATTGGCATGAACTAAAAGGTATTGATTCCAATAAGCCAATCTGGCAAAGAATTGGATCTTGGGCAAGATACTACAACAACAAGGACATGGACTCTTACACATTTCGGGCTGATGGACCTTATAATACATCTCCTGCTACCAACAGTAAGTATGGAGATGTGGCAGACCCTGAAGCCACAACCTGTGAGAACTCACCGAATCAACAAGGTTTTCTTATGACTGACTCGGATGCAACCCATTACCCCCTAGTGGAAGAAAGCTCCTCTGGAGAGATTACCAGGATAGCTGCATAA
- the LOC135617062 gene encoding protein SMAX1-like — MRTEVATIQQMLTPEAAAVLMRSVEEARRRRHGQTTPLHVAANLLAAPSGLLRRACAVSHPLLSSSSHPLHCRALELCFSVALDRLPASASSSSADAEQPPLSNALVAAVKRAQAHQRRGCPEQQQQQPPLLAVKVELGHLVVSVLDDPSVSRVMREAGFSSPAVKAAIEHSLFSDSDAAAASPSLPGTRNVYISPRLQQKQGRSRPDAKKREEVKKVLDIMTRVKKRNPVLVGDFEAASVMEEVLTMIEKEELGMDNPATLRLAQVVSLEKEFSSSERSLIPRKINELYGTLEHVIRARSTNGGMAGLVLDLGDLKWLVESPGGSGASSVQQMARAALTEMGRLLSKLREGDGSRGRVWVVGTATCATYLRCQVYHPTMEGDWDLQAVPIPPRSPPMAGLFPRSGGNDSASSSIMAAGTAAIVLTRPLESSSCSQPAALCQLCMAGYQHELAKLVPNESEGRSSKPGQQSKGSLPRWLQIAVPSRTPASDHHLQIEEQELLQKEKAEELLRKWCGRCTRLHMNLRANVITSGRTPAPSLPMLSSRSCTILPQQHLEPTPTRNDGDGSLKPNSLEDHISPVKTDLVLGLSRPLSAPLQKPHGERTVALSKRSWDQFSDQRSKTITGIPDADSLKRISNGLTKAVSWQPEAASAIAAAVVRFKSGNGKRRSVGARAGSWLLFTGPDKVGKRKMAAALSELMFNAAPVRINLGSPSSADGDDGEMDVKTLLDQIAEAIQQNPCSIIVLEDIDHADDLVRGTIKRAIESGRLLDSRGREVSHGGIIFILISDRWPDNLRNSEDCHLQCRGWQLELSFGEKSRKRHPDPPLKNEQPPKQRKQSCSQGLSLDLNLAVSEDDDDGEEGSWNSSDLTVEHEHKYGQLAVDCPTSSSNASELIDIVDEAIVFNPVDFSTLKKTLSESISSTFTRIMGTGRPLRIDEEALDRIVGGVWQSGATTVFDEWTDRVLVPSINQLRSNSEVNNRSTVRLSSVKANNDTNKGGCAGNWLPSSVSIAIHGA; from the exons ATGAGGACGGAGGTGGCGACGATACAGCAGATGCTGACGCCGGAGGCGGCAGCGGTTTTGATGCGGTCTGTCGAGGAAGCGCGCCGCCGACGCCATGGCCAGACGACGCCGCTCCACGTGGCAGCCAACCTCCTCGCAGCTCCCTCGGGGCTCCTCCGCCGAGCCTGCGCCGTCTCCCACCCGCTCCTGTCTTCCTCCTCCCACCCCCTTCATTGCCGGGCCCTCGAACTCTGCTTCTCCGTCGCGCTCGATCGCCTCCCGGCTAGTGCCAGTTCAAGCAGCGCCGACGCCGAGCAGCCGCCACTCTCCAACGCGCTGGTTGCGGCAGTCAAGCGCGCCCAGGCCCACCAGCGCCGTGGGTGCcccgagcagcagcagcagcagcccccGCTGCTCGCCGTCAAGGTCGAGCTCGGCCACCTCGTCGTCTCTGTTCTTGATGATCCCTCCGTCAGCCGCGTCATGCGCGAGGCCGGCTTCTCGAGCCCCGCCGTGAAAGCTGCCATCGAGCACTCGCTCTTCTCCGATTCTGACGCTGCCGCCGCTTCGCCGAGCCTTCCGGGCACGAGGAACGTATACATCAGTCCTCGGTTGCAGCAGAAACAGGGGAGGAGCAGGCCGGACgcaaagaagagggaggaggtcAAGAAGGTGTTGGACATAATGACGAGGGTGAAGAAGAGGAACCCGGTTCTCGTCGGCGACTTCGAGGCAGCGTCGGTGATGGAGGAGGTGCTAACGATGATCGAAAAGGAGGAGCTCGGCATGGACAACCCGGCAACATTACGTTTGGCTCAAGTCGTGTCCTTGGAGAAGGAATTCTCGTCTTCGGAACGAAGCTTGATACCCAGAAAGATCAACGAATTATATGGCACTTTGGAACACGTGATTCGTGCTCGCTCCACCAATGGTGGCATGGCAGGTCTAGTTCTCGATCTGGGGGACTTGAAATGGCTTGTGGAGAGCCCCGGCGGATCCGGTGCAAGCTCGGTTCAGCAGATGGCCCGCGCCGCACTGACGGAGATGGGGCGGCTACTGTCCAAGCTCCGAGAAGGCGACGGAAGCAGAGGCCGAGTTTGGGTGGTCGGGACTGCGACATGCGCGACGTATCTGAGATGCCAAGTCTACCACCCGACGATGGAGGGAGACTGGGACCTCCAGGCCGTGCCCATCCCGCCGAGGTCGCCACCGATGGCCGGCTTGTTCCCAAG GTCCGGAGGCAATGACAGCGCAAGCAGCTCGATCATGGCAGCTGGTACCGCTGCCATCGTCCTGactcgaccattggaaagcagcaGTTGCTCGCAGCCGGCAGCTTTGTGCCAACTTTGCATGGCGGGCTATCAGCATGAGCTTGCCAAGCTCGTACCAAACGAATCAGAGGGCCGCTCTTCAAAGCCCGGACAGCAGTCAAAGGGAAGTCTACCCCGGTGGTTGCAGATCGCGGTTCCCAGCAGGACACCCGCATCCGATCACCACCTTCAG ATCGAGGAGCAGGAGCTTCTTCAGAAGGAAAAGGCTGAAGAGTTGCTGAGGAAATGGTGTGGCAGATGCACTCGCCTCCACATGAATCTTCGTGCAAATGTTATCACCTCTGGAAGAACTCCGGCCCCAAGTCTTCCGATGCTAAGCTCAAGAAGCTGCACCATTCTTCCACAGCAGCATCTCGAACCAACTCCAACTCGAAATGACGGTGATGGCAGTCTGAAGCCGAACTCACTGGAAGACCATATAAGCCCGGTGAAGACAGACCTTGTTCTGGGGCTCTCGCGGCCTCTCAGTGCCCCATTGCAGAAACCCCATGGCGAGCGCACGGTGGCCTTGTCGAAGAGATCTTGGGATCAATTTAGTGACCAACGAAGCAAAACAATCACAGGTATTCCAGATGCTGATTCCCTGAAGAGGATCTCTAATGGCCTGACCAAGGCCGTCAGCTGGCAGCCGGAGGCCGCCTCTGCCATCGCCGCTGCAGTGGTGCGATTCAAGTCCGGGAATGGTAAGCGGCGCAGCGTTGGGGCCAGGGCTGGTTCATGGCTGCTCTTCACTGGACCCGATAAGGTTGGGAAGAGGAAGATGGCTGCTGCCCTGTCGGAGCTCATGTTCAACGCTGCACCGGTCAGAATCAATCTCGGTAGCCCATCGTCTGCTGATGGTGATGATGGAGAAATGGATGTCAAGACTTTGCTGGACCAAATCGCTGAGGCCATCCAGCAGAATCCCTGCTCCATAATTGTGCTCGAAGACATCGATCATGCCGACGATCTCGTAAGGGGGACTATCAAGCGTGCCATCGAAAGCGGTCGACTCCTGGATTCTCGTGGCCGGGAGGTCAGCCATGGCGGCATCATCTTCATCCTCATTTCAGATCGGTGGCCTGACAATCTCAGGAACTCAGAGGACTGCCATCTCCAATGCAGAGGGTGGCAACTGGAGCTCTCGTTCGGGGAAAAGAGCAGGAAGCGACATCCCGATCCGCCATTGAAGAATGAGCAGCCGCCGAAACAGAGAAAGCAGTCTTGCAGTCAGGGCCTTTCTCTCGATTTGAATTTGGCTGTCagcgaagatgatgatgatggcgaAGAGGGTTCGTGGAATTCCAGTGACCTCACAGTGGAGCACGAGCACAAGTACGGGCAGCTCGCCGTCGACTGCCCAACATCATCGTCGAATGCCTCTGAGCTAATCGATATAGTGGATGAAGCCATCGTGTTCAACCCCGTAGACTTTAGCACATTGAAGAAGACACTCTCCGAGTCGATATCCTCGACATTCACAAGAATCATGGGCACCGGTCGACCATTACGGATCGATGAGGAGGCACTCGATCGAATAGTTGGCGGGGTTTGGCAAAGCGGAGCCACCACGGTGTTCGACGAATGGACCGACAGGGTACTGGTGCCAAGCATCAATCAACTGAGGAGCAATTCAGAGGTCAACAACCGATCTACGGTACGGCTATCATCGGTGAAGGCGAACAACGATACAAACAAGGGAGGCTGCGCCGGGAATTGGCTGCCGAGCTCCGTCAGCATCGCCATACATGGAGCTTGA